The Phycisphaerae bacterium RAS1 genome includes a region encoding these proteins:
- the tehB gene encoding putative S-adenosyl-L-methionine-dependent methyltransferase TehB — MIRMGMQMLLAVALAGAAARAADPPATQPAAIPSTAQSAGEAARERWNKFFGEPTLKFNTQPNGFLLHCLDRLPKSGAALDVACGQGRNAIPLAMHGLETTGMDISDVALQLAAENAKKAEVKLTTQAADVFAYDYGDKKWDVISIIYFNPAKPIVANIKNGVKPGGFVLIEGFGVRKQGGPPDESKYGANELLALFSDWTILEYQDGEFDADWPEKGKAHVVRLLAQRPR, encoded by the coding sequence ATGATTCGAATGGGAATGCAGATGTTGTTGGCTGTCGCGCTGGCGGGCGCGGCTGCGCGGGCCGCCGATCCGCCGGCGACGCAGCCGGCGGCGATTCCTTCGACGGCGCAGTCCGCCGGGGAGGCGGCGCGCGAGCGGTGGAACAAGTTCTTCGGCGAACCGACGCTGAAGTTCAACACGCAGCCGAATGGTTTCCTGCTGCATTGTCTTGACCGGCTGCCGAAGAGCGGTGCGGCGTTGGACGTGGCCTGCGGGCAGGGACGAAACGCGATTCCGCTGGCGATGCACGGGCTCGAAACGACCGGCATGGACATCAGCGACGTAGCGCTCCAGCTCGCCGCCGAGAATGCGAAGAAGGCCGAGGTCAAGCTCACGACGCAGGCGGCGGACGTGTTCGCGTACGACTACGGCGACAAGAAGTGGGACGTGATCAGCATCATCTACTTCAACCCCGCCAAGCCCATCGTCGCGAACATCAAGAACGGCGTGAAACCGGGCGGTTTCGTGCTGATCGAGGGTTTCGGCGTCCGCAAGCAAGGCGGCCCGCCGGACGAGTCGAAGTACGGCGCCAATGAGCTGCTGGCGTTATTTTCCGACTGGACGATTCTGGAGTATCAGGACGGCGAGTTCGACGCGGACTGGCCGGAGAAAGGCAAAGCGCACGTGGTGCGATTGCTGGCGCAGCGTCCACGATAA
- a CDS encoding HYR domain protein, protein MYRSSTMVADVQSRTATRAGVRRAALVLMIAGPMATALAQPTLTRIVRSFDSGRDPVPGRPAPFVFRGEQNTRAPVLNDRGEVVFRARSASSIDNSGAEFGLYAYRPCDAVQPLIRLVDSTLTGVNPTFVVPGQAAGSRFLDFAIPVLNNAGDVVFRAAYNEPGVGSQSGLFAMSVNGGAIVQLVDTGVAAPLGSYSTFQFSAGGLTDLTLAGLTDSGVVVFWARYSSSAHVGLFATTVAGGAIVPLVNTSGSFVPVGTGLPTPGEWVDTRPEFSLSDNGVVAFRGTLRASPGGGVFRDGVFSVPAASGTVQTVAFQFQPAPSAAGVSYSSFGGGPDINESGDVAYVAALSDGRSGMYRGTAAGGPQVRVMDTRPGSFVVPGEIAGAAFDTVSFAPLGEDLNQGFFSFIRLGFPNNRGYYYYDPLAGISRVVDTQIAAPGLSLPARLTFGSGAEGAGINDAGNLIYPGSGTDGVGPLLGLYYFDAALAANVRIADSTNALAVLGDTFTFSGVQTTKFGVHISHANNSGRHRSLNNREQVAFTAQFDNFDFGVYLWSYSGVGGSGEVEITCPADITVECGANTSPAGAGSATAVDTCSGAAAAVSFSDVFTPACGSTGVITRTWSADNGGTPVTCVQTITIEDTIAPALALPPDTSSACDASPDPTNTGFATAADLCDAAPELTYADAVTPGSCPGESTITRTWTATDDCGNAASATQVIAVGNDATPVLTVPADVSVGCLASTDPSATGAATATTPCDPNPTITYSDSTVAGSCTAESVITRTWTVTDGCGNTTSAMQTIHVVDEAAPTITPPTNADVGCDEPSDPAATGFATASDDCGEATVSYQDVILPGACDASYSIIRSWIATDACGNSASTVQFIFVSDTAAPIISVPADVIVECGDSTEPSATGEATVSDGCSPIATLGHIDSEAPGACAGSRIITRAWSASDACGNAITQNQTITVLDRIAPTLSVPPDVTIVCGDSADTSLTGAATASDVCDPAPIVSFLDNTEPGVCPIASVIVRTWTAADACGNTSSGSQRISLIDTVAPEIQCPPDVTVVVEPGECEATLDLGFATATDLCSEPSVTSNAPAVFPVGVTYVLWTATDACGNSTTCTQTVTVEDEQAPVIKCWLATTMLWPPNHDLTPVGLCVHVCDACESGIPPLVTVYSDEDDEEPTGDGLHSPDARNIAPGTLRLRRERRGDSDGRVYLIVVQATDSSGNTAMTACTVVVPHSRSPHALRCVMVQAHTAHAYFNLMHAPPPGFVLVGDGPVIGPKQ, encoded by the coding sequence ATGTACCGCAGTTCGACGATGGTCGCGGACGTTCAATCTCGCACGGCGACGCGTGCAGGCGTGCGCCGGGCCGCTCTGGTCTTGATGATTGCCGGGCCGATGGCGACGGCGCTGGCACAGCCGACGCTGACGCGCATCGTGCGCAGCTTCGACAGCGGGCGCGACCCGGTTCCGGGGCGGCCGGCGCCCTTCGTGTTCCGCGGTGAGCAGAACACGCGCGCCCCGGTGCTGAACGACCGCGGCGAAGTCGTGTTTCGAGCCAGGAGCGCCTCATCGATCGACAACAGCGGGGCGGAATTCGGCCTGTACGCGTATCGTCCCTGCGACGCGGTGCAGCCGCTCATCCGCCTGGTGGACAGCACGCTGACCGGCGTCAACCCGACCTTTGTCGTACCCGGGCAGGCGGCCGGTTCGCGGTTTCTGGATTTTGCGATTCCGGTGCTGAACAACGCCGGCGATGTCGTGTTTCGGGCGGCGTACAACGAACCGGGTGTGGGGTCGCAGAGCGGCTTGTTCGCGATGAGCGTGAACGGCGGCGCGATCGTGCAACTGGTCGACACGGGCGTCGCAGCGCCGCTGGGAAGCTACTCGACGTTCCAGTTCTCGGCCGGCGGACTGACCGACCTGACGCTGGCGGGGTTGACCGATTCGGGCGTGGTCGTGTTCTGGGCGCGATACTCGTCGAGCGCGCACGTCGGGTTGTTCGCGACGACCGTCGCCGGCGGAGCGATCGTTCCACTGGTCAATACCAGCGGCTCCTTCGTCCCGGTGGGAACGGGTTTGCCGACTCCGGGCGAGTGGGTCGATACGAGGCCGGAGTTTTCGCTCAGCGACAACGGCGTGGTCGCGTTTCGCGGCACGCTGCGCGCCAGCCCCGGCGGCGGGGTCTTTCGCGACGGCGTCTTCAGTGTTCCCGCGGCGAGCGGAACGGTGCAGACGGTTGCGTTCCAGTTCCAGCCGGCCCCGAGCGCCGCGGGCGTCAGCTACAGCTCGTTCGGCGGCGGGCCGGACATCAACGAGAGCGGCGACGTGGCGTATGTTGCAGCGCTGAGCGACGGGCGTTCGGGAATGTACCGCGGTACCGCCGCGGGCGGCCCGCAGGTGCGCGTGATGGACACGCGGCCGGGCAGCTTCGTGGTCCCCGGCGAGATCGCGGGAGCGGCGTTTGACACCGTCAGCTTCGCGCCGCTCGGCGAGGACTTGAACCAGGGGTTCTTCTCGTTCATCCGGCTCGGGTTCCCCAACAACCGCGGGTATTACTACTACGATCCGCTGGCGGGAATTTCACGGGTGGTGGATACGCAGATCGCGGCTCCGGGCCTTTCGCTGCCGGCGCGCCTGACGTTCGGAAGCGGCGCGGAGGGCGCCGGCATCAATGACGCCGGCAACCTCATCTATCCGGGATCGGGAACGGACGGCGTCGGGCCGCTGCTGGGTCTTTACTACTTCGACGCGGCCCTGGCCGCCAATGTCCGCATCGCCGACAGCACGAACGCGCTGGCGGTGCTGGGCGACACGTTCACCTTCTCCGGCGTGCAGACGACCAAGTTCGGCGTGCACATCAGCCATGCCAACAACAGCGGGCGGCATCGCTCGCTGAACAACCGCGAGCAAGTGGCGTTCACAGCCCAGTTCGACAACTTCGATTTCGGCGTCTATCTCTGGAGCTACAGCGGCGTCGGCGGCAGCGGCGAGGTCGAGATCACGTGTCCCGCCGACATCACCGTCGAATGCGGCGCCAACACGTCCCCGGCCGGCGCGGGAAGCGCGACCGCCGTGGATACGTGCAGCGGCGCGGCAGCGGCCGTCAGCTTCAGCGACGTGTTCACGCCCGCCTGCGGCTCGACCGGCGTCATCACGCGCACCTGGTCGGCCGACAACGGCGGCACGCCGGTGACGTGCGTGCAGACGATCACGATCGAGGACACCATCGCCCCGGCGTTGGCCCTGCCGCCGGATACGAGCAGTGCGTGCGATGCGTCTCCCGATCCGACAAACACGGGATTCGCAACCGCCGCAGACCTGTGCGACGCGGCGCCGGAGCTGACGTACGCCGATGCGGTGACGCCCGGCTCCTGTCCGGGCGAGTCGACCATCACGCGCACCTGGACCGCGACCGATGATTGCGGAAACGCCGCCAGCGCGACCCAGGTCATCGCGGTCGGCAACGACGCCACGCCGGTGCTGACCGTGCCGGCGGACGTGAGCGTCGGTTGCCTCGCGTCCACCGACCCGAGCGCCACCGGCGCGGCGACCGCGACGACGCCCTGCGATCCGAATCCGACCATAACTTATTCGGATTCGACCGTCGCCGGTTCGTGCACCGCCGAGAGTGTGATCACGCGCACGTGGACGGTGACGGATGGCTGCGGCAATACGACCTCGGCGATGCAGACGATCCACGTGGTCGATGAGGCGGCCCCGACGATCACACCGCCGACAAACGCGGATGTCGGCTGCGACGAGCCGAGCGATCCGGCGGCCACGGGCTTTGCGACGGCGAGCGACGACTGCGGCGAGGCCACGGTCAGCTATCAGGATGTGATCCTGCCGGGGGCGTGCGACGCGTCCTACTCGATCATCCGTTCGTGGATCGCGACCGACGCCTGCGGCAACAGCGCCTCGACCGTACAGTTCATCTTCGTCAGCGACACCGCCGCCCCGATCATCAGCGTGCCGGCGGATGTCATCGTCGAGTGCGGCGATTCGACCGAACCCTCGGCGACGGGCGAAGCGACGGTTTCGGACGGGTGCAGCCCGATCGCGACGCTCGGCCATATCGACAGCGAGGCGCCTGGCGCGTGCGCGGGCAGCCGCATCATCACGCGCGCCTGGTCGGCCAGCGACGCCTGCGGCAACGCCATCACGCAGAACCAGACGATCACCGTTCTGGACCGCATCGCGCCGACCTTGAGCGTGCCGCCGGATGTGACGATCGTCTGCGGTGACTCGGCCGATACGTCTCTGACGGGCGCGGCGACCGCGTCCGACGTGTGCGATCCGGCTCCCATCGTGTCGTTCCTCGACAATACCGAGCCGGGCGTCTGTCCGATCGCGTCGGTGATCGTCCGCACCTGGACCGCGGCCGACGCCTGCGGCAACACCAGCTCCGGCTCGCAGCGCATTTCACTGATCGACACGGTGGCGCCGGAGATTCAGTGTCCGCCGGATGTCACCGTCGTGGTCGAGCCGGGTGAGTGCGAAGCAACGCTCGACCTGGGCTTTGCGACGGCGACCGACCTGTGCAGCGAGCCGTCGGTGACCAGCAATGCGCCGGCCGTGTTTCCGGTCGGCGTGACGTATGTGCTCTGGACGGCGACGGACGCGTGCGGCAACAGCACGACCTGCACCCAGACCGTCACGGTCGAGGATGAGCAGGCGCCGGTGATCAAGTGCTGGCTGGCGACGACCATGCTCTGGCCGCCGAACCACGACCTGACGCCGGTCGGGCTGTGCGTCCACGTCTGCGACGCGTGCGAGAGCGGGATCCCGCCGCTGGTGACGGTGTACTCCGACGAGGATGACGAGGAGCCGACCGGCGACGGCCTGCACTCGCCAGACGCCCGCAACATTGCGCCCGGCACGCTGCGGCTGCGGCGTGAGCGGCGCGGCGACTCCGACGGGCGCGTCTACCTGATCGTCGTTCAGGCCACTGATTCGTCCGGCAATACGGCGATGACGGCCTGCACGGTGGTCGTCCCGCACAGCCGCTCACCGCACGCCTTGCGGTGCGTCATGGTGCAGGCGCACACGGCGCACGCGTACTTCAACCTGATGCACGCGCCACCGCCGGGCTTCGTGCTCGTGGGCGACGGACCGGTGATCGGTCCGAAGCAGTAG
- the bioY gene encoding Biotin transporter BioY, whose product MNTRPLAITATVVRPVSLLWIRALSICSAALLTALAAQIVIPLPNTPVPMTLQTLMVLLTGALLGPALGAAGMGVYLLVGALGLPVFSMGRGGVEMIMAGATGGYLVGFLVAQPLLGWMSRPGSRYSLRLAASFVAAHAVIFGCGLTWLALHQQLTPADTLAKGLFPFLGDLLAKCVLALGVARCAAPAVRRIVRA is encoded by the coding sequence ATGAATACTAGGCCCCTCGCGATTACAGCGACCGTTGTCCGCCCCGTCTCGCTCCTTTGGATCCGAGCGCTGTCCATTTGCAGCGCCGCGCTCCTGACGGCCCTCGCGGCGCAGATCGTCATCCCGCTTCCGAACACCCCTGTGCCGATGACGCTTCAAACGCTCATGGTACTTCTGACCGGAGCGCTGCTGGGGCCGGCTCTCGGCGCCGCGGGAATGGGCGTTTACCTGCTCGTCGGCGCGCTGGGCCTTCCGGTCTTCAGCATGGGTCGCGGCGGAGTCGAGATGATCATGGCCGGCGCGACCGGCGGGTATCTCGTCGGTTTCCTCGTCGCCCAACCGCTGCTGGGGTGGATGAGCAGGCCGGGTTCGCGATACTCCCTTCGGCTGGCGGCGAGTTTCGTGGCGGCACACGCGGTGATTTTCGGCTGCGGCCTGACCTGGCTGGCGCTGCACCAGCAGCTCACCCCGGCCGACACCCTCGCGAAGGGTCTTTTCCCGTTCCTCGGAGACCTGCTCGCCAAGTGCGTGCTGGCGCTGGGCGTCGCGCGCTGCGCCGCGCCGGCCGTCCGGCGAATCGTTCGAGCCTGA
- a CDS encoding malonic semialdehyde reductase, protein MSMLPNVADYRKPEHDIDAIFWRRWSPRAMSGQAVSEADLKRLFEAARWAPSTYNEQEWRFLYAHRGGAHWAAFFELLLPANQVWCKDAGVLMVLTAKKTFTLNGKPNPVYAIDAGSAWQNLALQGSHMGLVVHGMAGFNADKARSDLEIPDDYAVLAMIAVGHPGDPQRLPKELAERETPTGRKKVEEFAREGPFRF, encoded by the coding sequence ATGAGCATGCTCCCGAATGTCGCGGACTACCGAAAACCCGAGCACGATATCGATGCGATTTTCTGGCGGCGCTGGTCGCCACGCGCGATGAGCGGGCAGGCCGTGAGCGAGGCCGACCTGAAGCGACTCTTTGAGGCGGCCCGCTGGGCGCCATCGACCTACAACGAGCAGGAGTGGCGATTCCTGTATGCGCATCGCGGCGGAGCGCACTGGGCGGCGTTTTTCGAGCTGCTGCTGCCGGCCAACCAGGTCTGGTGCAAGGACGCGGGCGTGCTGATGGTGCTGACGGCGAAGAAGACGTTCACGCTGAATGGCAAGCCGAACCCGGTCTACGCGATTGACGCCGGCAGCGCCTGGCAGAATCTCGCGCTGCAAGGCAGTCACATGGGACTGGTGGTGCACGGGATGGCGGGCTTCAACGCGGACAAGGCGCGCAGCGACCTGGAAATTCCAGACGATTACGCGGTGCTGGCGATGATCGCGGTCGGTCATCCAGGCGATCCGCAGCGCCTGCCAAAGGAACTGGCGGAGCGCGAGACGCCGACCGGACGCAAGAAAGTGGAGGAGTTCGCGCGCGAGGGGCCATTCCGGTTCTGA
- the nfi gene encoding Endonuclease V: protein MQFSRLHSWTTSPRAAIALQQRLRERVVMCELPADARLVAGVDVAFSRDGRRVIAGVVVWDRLTARAVQSVAASAPLRFPYVPGLLSFREIPAMLAAVRKLTTAPDVFICDGQGRAHPRRIGLASHFGLWLNRPTVGCAKSHLCGDYDEPPQRRGSRRALTIDGETVGAVLRTRDGTKPLFISPGHLSDIESSVELILALAPRYRQPEPTRLAHQLVTRAR from the coding sequence TTGCAGTTTTCTCGGCTGCACTCGTGGACGACGTCGCCGCGAGCGGCGATCGCGCTGCAGCAGCGTCTGCGCGAGCGCGTGGTGATGTGTGAGTTGCCCGCGGATGCGAGATTGGTCGCCGGCGTCGACGTCGCGTTCAGTCGCGACGGACGGCGCGTGATTGCCGGAGTCGTCGTGTGGGATCGGCTGACGGCGCGAGCGGTCCAATCGGTCGCGGCGTCGGCTCCGCTGCGGTTTCCGTACGTTCCCGGCCTGCTCAGCTTTCGAGAGATTCCGGCGATGCTGGCCGCGGTCCGCAAGCTGACGACGGCGCCGGATGTGTTCATCTGCGACGGCCAGGGGCGCGCCCATCCGCGGCGAATCGGGCTGGCGTCGCACTTTGGCCTGTGGCTGAATCGCCCCACCGTCGGCTGCGCCAAGTCGCACCTGTGCGGTGACTATGACGAGCCACCGCAGCGGCGCGGCTCGCGGCGGGCGCTGACGATCGACGGCGAGACGGTCGGCGCCGTGTTGCGTACGCGCGACGGCACGAAGCCGCTGTTCATCAGCCCCGGGCACCTGTCGGATATCGAATCGTCGGTGGAACTGATACTCGCGCTGGCGCCCCGCTATCGGCAGCCGGAGCCGACGCGCCTGGCGCATCAATTGGTGACACGCGCCCGGTAG